CACTTCTACGCCAACCGTACCCGTTCACTGGATGAAAAGATGCCCTGGGACATGATCTCCAGCGGCGTTACCACGGCATACCTCCGCCGGGAGCGGGAGCGTGCCTTTGCCGGGGTCACCACCCCAGACTGCCGCACCCACTGCAACGGCTGCGGCGCCAATCGACTGGTAGGAGGGAAGTGCGATGTCTAAGCTGCGGCTTCTGTTTGTGAAAGAGGGAACGGCGGCCTATATCTCCCATCTGGATCTGCTGCGGACGGTGCAGCGGGCCTTTCCCCGGACGGAGCTGGAGATCAAGCACTCTCAGGGCTTCCATCCCCATCCCATCATCTCCATTGTGCTGCCCCTGCCGGTGGCCCAGTCCAGCGACTGCGAGCTGCTGGACTTCGAGGTGACGCAGGATACCGACGGCAGCGGCATTGCCGAAAAGCTCAACGAGGGCCTGCCGGAGGGGCTGCGGGTGCTGGATTGCTACGAGGCCAAGCGTCCGGTGCGGGAGCTGGCGTATCTGCGGGCGGACATGGAGATGGAGTATGACCACGGTGTACCGGAGGGCGCCGCAGAGGCGCTTATGGAGCTGTTTCACCGCCCGGAGCTGCTGATCGAAAAGCGCACCAAGCGCAAGCAGCTGGCGGAGGTGGATATCGCCCCCATGATCCGGAGCATCGCCTTTGCGGAGGAGAAGGATCTTCTCCGGGCGGCGGTAACGGTCCGGGCGCAGAACCCCGGCCTGAACCCCCAGCTGCTGGAAAAGGCTATCGCCCGCTACCGGCCGGAT
The genomic region above belongs to Vescimonas coprocola and contains:
- a CDS encoding TIGR03936 family radical SAM-associated protein encodes the protein MSKLRLLFVKEGTAAYISHLDLLRTVQRAFPRTELEIKHSQGFHPHPIISIVLPLPVAQSSDCELLDFEVTQDTDGSGIAEKLNEGLPEGLRVLDCYEAKRPVRELAYLRADMEMEYDHGVPEGAAEALMELFHRPELLIEKRTKRKQLAEVDIAPMIRSIAFAEEKDLLRAAVTVRAQNPGLNPQLLEKAIARYRPDLSPDFVRVRRRELLDEAGEIFR